From Longimicrobiaceae bacterium:
TACTGGCGCCCAGTACCGGCAGGTCGGGGCGGCCGGATTTGAACCGGCGACCCTCTGCTCCCAAAGCAGATGCGCTACCGGACTGCGCCACGCCCCGATTCAGAACGCCAATTCTAGGACGAAAAGCGCTCTTTGTCAAGCTGGGACGCGAGCCATCCTCCTGCCGCACGGACGGCCTTCCCCCGGTGGCTCAGCTCGTTCTTGCGCTCCGGTGGCAGCTCCCCGATGGCGGCATTCTCGCCTGGGGCCCAGAACAGCGGGTCGTAGCCGAATCCGCCCTCTCCCCGCGGCTCGGGGAGGATGATGCCCTCGCAGGTGCCGAGGAAGACTCGCTCCTCTCCGCCGGGGAGCACGAGGGCGACAGCGCAGACGTAGCGGGCGGTCCGCTCCGCCTCCGGGACGCCCTCCAGCCGCTCCAGGAGGAGGGCGTTGTTCGCGCCGTCCAGCGCAGCCCCGGCGAGATCGGTCCGGCCCGAGAAGCGCCTGGAGCGCACGCCGGGCTCGCCGCCGAGCGCGTCCACGCAGAGGCCGGAGTCGTCCGCCAGCACGGGGAGCTCGCTGCGCGCGGCGAAGTAGCGCGCCTTCGCCATGGCGTTCTCCTCGAAGCTATCGAACGCTTCGATGGAATCTTCGTCGGGGCCCTCCGGGATTCCGGCCTCGCGCAGGTCGATCGGCTCCAGCGCGGCGTAGCCGGCGAGGATCTGC
This genomic window contains:
- the rdgB gene encoding RdgB/HAM1 family non-canonical purine NTP pyrophosphatase, producing MSRVLVATRSAHKLGEIRQILAGYAALEPIDLREAGIPEGPDEDSIEAFDSFEENAMAKARYFAARSELPVLADDSGLCVDALGGEPGVRSRRFSGRTDLAGAALDGANNALLLERLEGVPEAERTARYVCAVALVLPGGEERVFLGTCEGIILPEPRGEGGFGYDPLFWAPGENAAIGELPPERKNELSHRGKAVRAAGGWLASQLDKERFSS